The following nucleotide sequence is from Nitrospirae bacterium YQR-1.
CTTTATCTGGAGTCAACAGGCGTCAAAAAGGGGCTTTCGCTTACTATGAAGTACAATCTGAAAAGGCGGGCCTGCAGCGCCGCCGCCGATAGCGGCAGGACCCCGAAAGACTTCCTTAAACCATCGGAGTGGGAAAAAATCAATGACAAGGTAGCGGCTTTTACCGGCCATCTTGCCGGTGGACAAAATGACCCTGTTAAAGCAGCACGTATTTTTTATGATGCCGTAATTGACAGGATTAATTATGTGCACGAGGCTTGTACCCGCGGCGTTAGTGTGATGGCTTTTGAAGACAAAGCAGGTCGTAGTGATGACTATAATGCACTTTTCAGAACTATGATGATTCACAGGGGGATACCCACTGTGTGGGAGCAGGGAATAGCGCTGCCGTTGCCGTCAGAGACGAAAAATGAAGGAAAAGTGGAGGCCGACTGTATAAACGCCCACAGTTGGGTTAGTTTTTTTGCGGCAGATAATAAATGGTACCCGGTTGACCTGACACTGGGAAAGACAAGGCCGGAACTCAGGGACTATTGTTTTGGAAATCTTCCTCCCAACAGAATAAAAATATCTGTGGGGCGTGAAATTACCCTGACACCGCCTCAAAAAGAGATACTCAATACTTTTGCCTACACATATGTGGAGTCAAACGGCATTCCTTTGATCTACGGCCACCATTACAGAAATGTTATTAACTATGAGCTGGTTGGTATGGAAATATAAATGGTTATCGGAATAAAAAAAATTCTTTCATCAATAATTGTTTTTATGGTAATATGTGTTGCTGTTGCTTATGCGTCAGAGGGTGTAAAGGAGGGAGAACCTCCACCCACGTTTATAATGATTGATGAAAACGGTAAGGAGTTTGATATAAAGAAACTGATGGACAAGCCGGCAATAATGTACTTTACTCACAACAACTGCCATTATTGTACACAGATTGTGGCTTTTTTGAAGCGCGCTCAGAGTAAGTACGGTAAGGATAAACTTAGTATTATGGGAATAAACATAATGGCGCGGGATGCCACCCTTGTTAAGGCCTACAAGAGGGATTTGGGTTTTACCTTTCCCATGTTTGCCGGCAACAGGGCTGATGTGCTCACTGCGTATAAAATTAACTATGTGCCGGTGATTGTTTTTATAAATTCTAAAGGGCTGGTAAGTAAAGTTGTTGGACATTACATACATGAAAATGTGCTTCAGGAATATATAGAGGAGATTATGAACAGATAAAGTATTTTTAATGTCAAAATCTTGATTTTCAAGATAGGTGAGAAAATTTTAACGGTAAATGTGGAGGTAAAGTAAATGAAAAAATTAGTAGCTGTGTTTTGTATGATGGTTTTTCTTTGTGTAAGCGCTGTTGCGTTTGCGGCTGATAAGTATGAGGTGGTGGATGTAAAGGATGGTGGCAGCATTAAAGGTACAGTGAAAACCTCAGGTGCTCCTAAGGACCCTGTACTGGATATCAACAAGGACACAGAGTACTGCGGCAAATCACACCCTGCCGGGATGTATTTAGTAGGCGGCGGCGGCGAGGTTAAAAACGCTATCGTAGTAATAGAGGATATAACCAAAGGAAAGGCCGTACCTAAGACCGACACCGTTGTTGATAACAAAAAATGTGCCTTTGAGCCATTGGTAAGTGTTGCATATATGGGACAGAAGTATATATTGAAAAATAGTGACGCCATATTCCACAACACATCACTTGGATTAATTCTTGGTGAGGGCAAGAAAAGAACCGTTTATAATTTAGCTCTGCCTAACAAAGACCAGACAATAGAGAAGCCGGTAAAAGTAGCGGGTCTTCAGAATGTCTCCTGTGACGCCCATGCCTGGATGCGTGCATTTGTCTATTCTTCACCGCACCCGTACATAGCAATCACTGACGACAAGGGAGGTTTCGAGATAAAGGACATTCCTGCCGGCAAGTATAAAGTGAAGTTCTGGCATGAGGGATTCGGCGAGGCTGTAAAGGATGTAGAGGTAAAGGCAGGGGCGGCCTCAACACTTGATCATTCATTCGCAAAAAAATAACTAAAAGTTAAATATAAAGGGTTCACCCGAAAAGGGTGAGCCCTGTTGTTTTTTTTTTGAATAATGATTGAGTGCAGACTAATAAATACATAGGGAGATGATTATGGCAGACGTTAGCCCATCTAAAAGCCTGATAAAAGGTGTTATAAAGCTAACATTGTTTTTGGGCATAGGTTTTGCTGTACTTTTTATCTTAAACAAGGTTTTGTCGGCGCCCACGGAAGATGGTTACAGATTTTTCCCTGTAATCGGAAGCCGAGTTTGGGTATGGATAATAGCACAGCTCCACATTAATTTTGCGGCGTTTGTATTGGGTGTTCCGATTTTTGCTGTTTCAATGGAGTTCTTAAGCTGGAGGCGTAACGATGAAAGGCTGGATAGAATCGCCTATGATTTTACTAAGCTCTTTACGCTGGCCTACACGCTGACGGCGGCGGCAGGTACGGTACTGATGATAAGTTTGCCCGTGTTGTACCCGAACTTTATAGGGCATTTGATGAAGATACTTGGCCAAACATGGTGGGTCTATGTTGTTGCTATGTATGTTGAAACCCTTGTTTGCTACTATTACTATTATTCATGGAAGCAGATGAAAGGCGGCAAAAAGGGAGCACACGTTGCAATAGGTGGTGTTCTTAACATTATGGGACTAGTCATGCTGCTTATAACAAGCTCGTGGGTTGGGTATATGACAACCCCTGCGGGAGTAAGCGAGACCGGAGAGCTCGTAAACAGGTGGCAGGCGATTAAGACGTATATGTGGATTCCACTGTCGCTTCACAGGCTTTTTGCCAATGTGGTTTTTGGCGCAGGTATAGCGGCGGCTTATGCAGCTTACAGATTTATAACTGCTGAAAATGATGAACAAAAGGCATATTACGACTGGATGGGTTACACATCCGCCATGATTTCTATAGGTTTTTCATTAATTCTGCCGGGAATCGGTTATTTATTGGGCGTTGAAATTTACACTTTTAACGAACAGATGGGAATTCAGCTTATGGGTGGTTTTTTTGCATGGTTGTGGGTTATGCAGGCAATACTCATAGGCGCAATACTAATGTTTGTGAACTACTACCTGTGGATTTCACTAAATAAAATGCCGGGTGGTGACAGGTATTTTAAATACGTAAAGTATCTGTTTATAGTAAACCTGCTTGGTTACGCCGTGTGGCTTACGCCTCACAGCATAGCGCTGAGCCTGGAAGAGGCAAGACGCATGGGTGCATACCACCCTGTCCTTGGCAGTCTTGGCGTTATGGCTGCTAAAAACACGGCTGTTGTTGTATCTTATCTGGCCACGTTTTTGAGTTTTTCAATTTTTAAGATAAGCAACAAAGAGCCTGTGGTAAGTTGGGCTAAAACAGGACATATTATGAGAGCACTTGTGATAATTATTTCAACTGTCGTTACAATAGCCATAGGTATTTACAGCTACATGGTGACATCGGCGGTAAGAGTTAAGGTTCTGTCTCCAATCCA
It contains:
- a CDS encoding transglutaminase-like domain-containing protein encodes the protein MAEINRREFVMGALGAAGIVLLSRLPAFGKTIDDRAVKSVSLRVTCRTEFLMSVKKEKVCIWMPVPQNDMWQSVTGFEFSSALKHKYYGDETSAFKLLYLESTGVKKGLSLTMKYNLKRRACSAAADSGRTPKDFLKPSEWEKINDKVAAFTGHLAGGQNDPVKAARIFYDAVIDRINYVHEACTRGVSVMAFEDKAGRSDDYNALFRTMMIHRGIPTVWEQGIALPLPSETKNEGKVEADCINAHSWVSFFAADNKWYPVDLTLGKTRPELRDYCFGNLPPNRIKISVGREITLTPPQKEILNTFAYTYVESNGIPLIYGHHYRNVINYELVGMEI
- a CDS encoding TlpA family protein disulfide reductase, coding for MVIGIKKILSSIIVFMVICVAVAYASEGVKEGEPPPTFIMIDENGKEFDIKKLMDKPAIMYFTHNNCHYCTQIVAFLKRAQSKYGKDKLSIMGINIMARDATLVKAYKRDLGFTFPMFAGNRADVLTAYKINYVPVIVFINSKGLVSKVVGHYIHENVLQEYIEEIMNR
- a CDS encoding carboxypeptidase regulatory-like domain-containing protein, which codes for MKKLVAVFCMMVFLCVSAVAFAADKYEVVDVKDGGSIKGTVKTSGAPKDPVLDINKDTEYCGKSHPAGMYLVGGGGEVKNAIVVIEDITKGKAVPKTDTVVDNKKCAFEPLVSVAYMGQKYILKNSDAIFHNTSLGLILGEGKKRTVYNLALPNKDQTIEKPVKVAGLQNVSCDAHAWMRAFVYSSPHPYIAITDDKGGFEIKDIPAGKYKVKFWHEGFGEAVKDVEVKAGAASTLDHSFAKK
- a CDS encoding cytochrome ubiquinol oxidase subunit I; the protein is MADVSPSKSLIKGVIKLTLFLGIGFAVLFILNKVLSAPTEDGYRFFPVIGSRVWVWIIAQLHINFAAFVLGVPIFAVSMEFLSWRRNDERLDRIAYDFTKLFTLAYTLTAAAGTVLMISLPVLYPNFIGHLMKILGQTWWVYVVAMYVETLVCYYYYYSWKQMKGGKKGAHVAIGGVLNIMGLVMLLITSSWVGYMTTPAGVSETGELVNRWQAIKTYMWIPLSLHRLFANVVFGAGIAAAYAAYRFITAENDEQKAYYDWMGYTSAMISIGFSLILPGIGYLLGVEIYTFNEQMGIQLMGGFFAWLWVMQAILIGAILMFVNYYLWISLNKMPGGDRYFKYVKYLFIVNLLGYAVWLTPHSIALSLEEARRMGAYHPVLGSLGVMAAKNTAVVVSYLATFLSFSIFKISNKEPVVSWAKTGHIMRALVIIISTVVTIAIGIYSYMVTSAVRVKVLSPIQFGVFFIAIILLFVIDSMMYKGAKIIGEPKWGKMPERSQYALIGITVTFTWLMAMMGYMRSGGRQFWHVYGILKDTSPDAFLPTHGYAAVICSVVTVLFYGLIGLLFWSIMKLEKMAEKGRAQT